The Deinococcus depolymerans DNA window CGCGCGTTCCCACCCCATTCCCGCGCACCTCTGGACGCTGCCCGGCGGCCTGACGGTCGCCTTCGAACGCCGGTCCGGTCCCGGCTTCGCCTTCGACCTGCGCGTGCCCGTCGGCAGCGCCCACGATCCTGCCGGGCAGGAAGGGGCCAGCGGCGTGCTGGAAGAATGGCTGTTCAAGGGTGCCGGCGGACTGGACGCCCGCGCCCTGCAGGACGCCTTCGACGACCTCGGCGTCCGCCGGGGTGGCGGGGTCGGCCCCGAAGCGACCCGCTTCTCCGTCAGCGGCCTGACCGCCGACCTGCGCGCCGCGCTCACCCTGACCGCCAGCGTCCTGAACAGCCCTCACCTGCCGGAAGACGAACTGCCGGTCCTGACCGACCTGGCCCGCCAGGACCTCGAGGGGCTGCTGGACAGTCCCGCCGACCGCCTCGCCACGCTGGCGCGGCAGACGGCGTTCCCCACCCCGCCCGGCGCGCCCCTGAGCGGGTACGGGCACCCCGCCAGCGGCACCCCGCAGGGCCTGGAAGCCCTGACGCCCGCCTCGCTGCGCGCCCACCTGCAGCGCTACGGGCAGGCAGGCAGCGTCCTGGGCCTCGTGGCGGACCTGGACCCCGGCGAGGCCCGCGACCTGACGGCCGCCGCGCTCGGCGACCTGCGCCCCGGCGTGCACGACCCCATTCCCGCTGCGCTGCGCACCCGCGCCCACGCGCACACCACCGACCCCGACGCCGAGCAGACGCACCTGAGCCTCACCATGCCCGGCGTACCCCCCGGCCACCCGGACTGGATGGCGTGGCAGGTCGCCCTGACCGCCCTGAGCGGCGGCAGCGCCAGCCGCCTGTTCCACGCGGTGCGCGAGGAACGCGGCCTGGCATACGCCGTGAGCGCCAGCCCGGTCATCCTGGGCGGGCAGGGATTCCTGGGCGCGTACGCCGGCAGCACCCCCGCCCGCGCACCCGAGACGCTGCAGGTCATCCTGGCAGAACTGCACCGCCTCCCGCAGGGCCTGACGCCCGCCGAGTTCGGCCGCGCCCGCGCCGGCCTGGACGCCAGCGTGGTCTTCGGCGCCGAGAGCATGCGCGCCCGCGCGCACGCCCTGACCCGCGACGCCGCCGTGTTCGGCCGGATCCGCAGCGTCCCGGAACTCCGCGAGGCCCTGGCCGCCCTGACCCTGGACGACGTGAACGCCTTCCTGGCCCGCTACCACCCCGCGCCGGACGTCACGACCGTCACCATCGGCCCCGAGGCGCACGGCCCCGGCGAACCCCTGACGGCCGGGAACGCCGAACCCACCCCCCCACAGCCTTCCGATCACCCCAGCGAGACCCTGCATGCCTGACCCTGCCCCCCAACACCACCGCCTGCCCGGCGGCCTGACCCTGCTGCTGGAACCCGACCCGGACGCCCAGACCGTCGCCGCCGGTTACTTCGTGAACACCGGCAGCCGCGAGGAAAGCGCCGCCGAGATGGGCGCCAGCCACTTCATCGAGCACCTGCTGTTCAAGGGCAGCGACACCCTCAGCGCCGCGCAACTGAACGAACGCCTCGACGACCTCGGCGGGCACGCCAACGCCTTCACCAGCGAGGAAGCGACCGTCTACCACGCCGCCACACTCCCGGAACGCACCACCGACCTGCTCGGCACGCTGACCGAACTGATGCGCCCCGCCCTGCGCCCCGACGACATCACCACCGAACGCGGCGTGATCCTCGAGGAGATCGCCATGTACGCCGAACAGCCCGCCGTGCGCGTCACGGACGAACTGCGCGCCGACTACTGGGGCGACCACCCGCTCGGCTGGCCCATCCTGGGCACCGCCGCCACCGTCACGGCCCTCACGCCGGACGCGCTGCGCCGCAACCACCGCGACCGCTACGGCGCCGACCGCGTCACCCTGACCGTCACCGGCCAGTTCGACCCGCCCGCCGTGCTGGACTGGGCCCGCACCCACCTGCAGGACTGGCCCGCCGCGACCCGCCCCGCCCCCCCACGCCTGCCCGCCCCGCGCCCGGACCGCGCCGCGCCCCGCCACCCCGGCACCGTCCGCGTCATCAACGACCCCACCCTGAGCCGCGTGCAGGTCACGGCCGCCACGCCCGGCCTGGACGCCACCCACCCGCTGCGCGAGGCGGCGCACGTCCTGGCCGACCTGATCGGCGGCGAGAACGGCGCGCTGTACTGGCACCTGATCGACGACGGCACCTGCGACAGCGCCGACCTGGGCCACCTGGAATACCAGGACGCCGGCA harbors:
- a CDS encoding pitrilysin family protein — protein: MPARSHPIPAHLWTLPGGLTVAFERRSGPGFAFDLRVPVGSAHDPAGQEGASGVLEEWLFKGAGGLDARALQDAFDDLGVRRGGGVGPEATRFSVSGLTADLRAALTLTASVLNSPHLPEDELPVLTDLARQDLEGLLDSPADRLATLARQTAFPTPPGAPLSGYGHPASGTPQGLEALTPASLRAHLQRYGQAGSVLGLVADLDPGEARDLTAAALGDLRPGVHDPIPAALRTRAHAHTTDPDAEQTHLSLTMPGVPPGHPDWMAWQVALTALSGGSASRLFHAVREERGLAYAVSASPVILGGQGFLGAYAGSTPARAPETLQVILAELHRLPQGLTPAEFGRARAGLDASVVFGAESMRARAHALTRDAAVFGRIRSVPELREALAALTLDDVNAFLARYHPAPDVTTVTIGPEAHGPGEPLTAGNAEPTPPQPSDHPSETLHA
- a CDS encoding pitrilysin family protein, with the protein product MPDPAPQHHRLPGGLTLLLEPDPDAQTVAAGYFVNTGSREESAAEMGASHFIEHLLFKGSDTLSAAQLNERLDDLGGHANAFTSEEATVYHAATLPERTTDLLGTLTELMRPALRPDDITTERGVILEEIAMYAEQPAVRVTDELRADYWGDHPLGWPILGTAATVTALTPDALRRNHRDRYGADRVTLTVTGQFDPPAVLDWARTHLQDWPAATRPAPPRLPAPRPDRAAPRHPGTVRVINDPTLSRVQVTAATPGLDATHPLREAAHVLADLIGGENGALYWHLIDDGTCDSADLGHLEYQDAGTFEGGFSCDPDRAAAALATYRRVLTGAGDLITPVAVRRAARKLAVGTLLRAETPQGRLFALGMEHLATGHPLTTEEHVRRYEQVTADDVREVLRLCPLDHLTVVALGPIDQL